In Mangifera indica cultivar Alphonso chromosome 1, CATAS_Mindica_2.1, whole genome shotgun sequence, a single genomic region encodes these proteins:
- the LOC123214150 gene encoding uncharacterized protein LOC123214150, producing MHKSSNINAEDPEKLAAHTPVEIGTRGTVGSLIKKEIEYFSRLEVSNQMKPHSHVEDIASSSSHPKPAIVSALTTQKKKKKRANSLPSICSMVEVSDDSRPRLISSLSYRSLKSDVKKLQA from the coding sequence ATGCATAAATCCAGCAACATCAATGCAGAAGATCCGGAGAAATTGGCTGCTCATACTCCTGTAGAAATCGGCACCAGAGGCACTGTTGGATCCcttataaagaaagaaattgagTACTTTAGCCGGCTTGAAGTAAGCAACCAGATGAAGCCTCACTCTCATGTTGAAGATATTGCTTCCTCTAGTAGCCATCCTAAACCGGCTATTGTGTCTGCGCTGACTAcccaaaagaagaagaagaaacgaGCAAACAGCCTACCAAGCATATGTTCTATGGTGGAAGTCTCAGATGACAGTCGGCCGAGGCTGATTTCAAGTCTTAGTTACAGGAGCTTGAAGTCTGATGTGAAGAAGCTGCAGGCTTAG
- the LOC123222553 gene encoding septum-promoting GTP-binding protein 1 isoform X1, with protein MPKVIHEATESMTHLCRKVVRVNIKWSILDRVSIFRRFFRFIWDRILVCSVGNNKPDHLGYRKLTGRASSPAPDTVEAGLDHLSRTSSSGSETDSDLVSLKISLLGDCQIGKTSFVIKYVGDEAQEKCLEMTGLNLIDKTLVVQGARIAFSIWDVGGDSSSHDHVPIACKDAVAILFMFDLTSRCTLNNIVKWYNEARKWNQFIYMQTAIPIIIGTKFDDFVRLPPDLQWTIVTQARAYTRAMKATLFFSSATYNINVNKIFKFIMAKLFNLPWTVERNLTIGEPIIDF; from the exons ATGCCCAAAGTCATTCATGAAGCCACTGAAAGCATGACTCACCTCTGCCGGAAAGTGGTCCGTGTAAATATCAAGTGGAGTATACTGGACAGAGTTTCTATTTTCCGGAGGTTTTTTCGCTTCATTTGGGATAGAATTCTTGTTTGTTCTGTTGGAAATAATAAGCCTGATCATTTGGGTTACCGGAAACTCACTGGCCGGGCGTCTTCTCCGGCGCCGGATACCGTCGAAGCTGGCCTGGATCACCTTTCCAGGACCTCTAGTAGTGGGTCTGAAACGGATTCCGATTTGGTTTCTTTGAAGATCAGCCTGTTGGGTGATTGCCAAATTGGAAAAACAAGCTTTGTG attAAGTATGTGGGAGATGAAGCACAGGAGAAATGTTTAGAGATGACAGGATTAAATCTGATAGACAAAACATTGGTGGTTCAAGGAGCTAGAATTGCTTTCAGTATATGGGATGTAGGAG GTGACAGTAGCTCTCATGACCATGTTCCCATTGCTTGTAAAGATGCAGTAGCAATTTTGTTCATGTTTGATCTCACCAGCCGCTGTACACTTAACAa TATTGTTAAATGGTATAATGAAGCAAGAAAGTGGAATCAG tttatttatatgCAGACAGCTATTCCCATAATTATTGGCAccaaatttgatgattttgtgagACTCCCACCAGATTTGCAATGGACCATTGTAACCCAG GCAAGGGCATATACAAGGGCAATGAAGGCGACCCTTTTCTTCTCAAGTGCCACATATAACATCAATGTCAACAAGatcttcaaatttataatggCCAAGCTGTTTAACTTGCCGTGGACGGTAGAGAGAAACTTGACCATTGGAGAGCCAATTATCGATTTCTGa
- the LOC123230145 gene encoding probable serine/threonine-protein kinase PBL23, translating to MGCFSCCIPHEREARKTLKRSSKDYRNPNNAVCPFTSISFKSDSSKHRYINEEISKMGKENKSAKIFSYRELCAATTNFNSENLLGEGGFGRVYKGKLENQVVAVKQLDRNGFQGNREFLVEVLMLSLLSHPNLVNLVGYCSDGDQRILVYEYMAGGSLEDHLLDLPPNSKPLDWTTRMKIAEGAAKGLEYLHETANPPVIYRDFKASNVLLDEDFNPKLSDFGLAKLGPTGDKSYVSTRVMGTYGYCAPEYALTGQLTSKSDVYSFGVVLLELITGWRVIDDSRPTEEQNLVAWATPLFKDRKNFTMMADPLLKGNYPVKGLHQAFAVAAMCLQEEAAMRPLMSDVVTALGFLANKREVEEMMESGIHYGSGYTNRYSI from the exons ATGGGCTGCTTTTCATGTTGCATTCCACATGAGAGAGAAGCCAGAAAAACATTGAAAAGAAGCAGCAAGGACTACCGTAACCCCAATAATGCTGTATGCCCATTTACTAGCATCTCCTTTAAATCTG ATAGTAGCAAGCACAGATACATAAATGAAGAAATAAGTAAAATGGGTAAAGAGAATAAGTCTGCAAAGATCTTCTCCTACCGAGAGCTATGCGCTGCGACAACAAACTTCAATTCTGAAAATCTGCTGGGCGAAGGAGGCTTTGGGAGGGTATACAAAGGGAAGCTTGAAAATCAA GTTGTTGCCGTTAAGCAACTGGACAGGaatggttttcaaggaaacagAGAATTTCTAGTAGAGGTTTTGATGTTAAGCCTACTTAGTCATCCAAACCTCGTCAATTTGGTTGGATATTGTTCTGATGGCGATCAAAGAATTTTAGTATACGAGTACATGGCCGGAGGCTCCCTGGAGGACCACCTTCTTG ATTTACCTCCAAATAGTAAACCTTTAGATTGGACAACCAGGATGAAAATTGCTGAAGGTGCAGCTAAAGGGCTTGAATATTTGCATGAAACAGCCAATCCCCCGGTGATATACCGTGATTTCAAAGCATCGAACGTACTTCTAGATGAGGATTTCAATCCAAAACTCTCCGATTTTGGCCTCGCCAAGCTTGGTCCAACTGGGGATAAATCTTATGTCTCCACTAGAGTAATGGGCACCTATGGATATTGTGCACCTGAATATGCTTTAACAGGACAATTGACAAGCAAATCCGATGTTTATAGCTTCGGAGTCGTATTATTAGAGCTAATCACAGGATGGAGAGTCATTGACGATTCAAGACCAACAGAAGAACAGAATTTAGTTGCTTGG GCAACACCTTTATTCAAGGACAGAAAAAACTTCACAATGATGGCAGATCCGTTGCTAAAAGGAAACTACCCCGTAAAGGGTCTTCACCAAGCATTTGCAGTGGCAGCCATGTGTCTTCAGGAAGAAGCAGCAATGCGACCATTGATGAGTGATGTGGTGACAGCTCTAGGGTTCTTAGCTAACAAAAGAGAGGTAGAAGAGATGATGGAAAGCGGTATTCATTATGGCTCTGGATATACTAACAGATATAGTATTTAA
- the LOC123214668 gene encoding DNA polymerase I A, chloroplastic/mitochondrial-like → MLLLLKLFKTALSTSNSTHKLLLLLLSRPRVADLKMVTGIASTAPSQGAICLFSSSSRFVTVAPSRALKRREACTIQSASSTTPNRILLSSCPRFYHSFYHGGASSVERLYYKLMTDSSPAKMIPHSSVERWYFKLMTDSSPAKMIPYYQHQNSFERKPSKEIFNQQKVDKRGEQVSRNCSSASIKEVGHNSPYGPPSTLKWDDEVKRLKKTKAESSLYFQEAIGSRQITSQNHKLLDKSDVQELIDAENVTANGFNSKYLVVTKPALTEPDSTGNRNIALDPVNLHRPDSSTKESSDSKGRLSKETKAKPQDLHHKLTSIYNNVLLVDNVSDAKKIVKMLTQQYRHLVHACDTEVAKIDVKQATPVDHGEIICFSIYSGPQADFGNGKSCLWIDVLDGGRDLLIEFAPFFEDPSIKKVWHNYSFDNHVIENYGFKVLGFHADTMHMARLWDSSRRADGGYSLEALTSDKDVMSDVTSCQENDLFGKVSMKTIFGRRKVKKDGSEGKLITIPPVEELQREERKSWICYSALDAISTLKLYETLRKKLLNMNWKLDGKLVPGGTMFDFYQKYWLPFGEILIKMETEGMLVDREYLAEIEKIAKAEQEDAVNRFRNWAIKYCPDAKYMNVGSDTQLRQLLFGGTLNCNNPDEILPHERLFKVPNIEKIIEEGKKAPTKFRNIKLHSIGVKLPTEKYTATGWPSVGGEALKTLAANISAQYNFVDESNDLLIDDNAENAAEREADEESEANKPPAEEKTFATEEEARDACRAIASLCEVCSIDSLISNFILPLQGCNVSGRNGRVHCSLNINTETGRLSARRPNLQNQPALEKDRYKIRQAFIAAPGNSLIVADYGQLELRILAHLANCKSMLDAFEAGGDFHSRTAMNMYPHIRNAIEMKQVLLEWHPQPGEDKPPVPLLKDAFGSERRKAKMLNFSIAYGKTPVGLARDWKVSVEEARETVSLWYSDRKEVLTWQEARKKEARMEGCVYTLLGRARRFPSFKSVSRSQRNHIERAAINTPVQGSAADVAMCAMIEISKNVKLKDLGWKLLLQVHDEVILEGPSESAEVAKAIVVECMSKPFNRKNILRVDLNVDAKCAQNWYSAK, encoded by the exons atgcttttgcTGCTTAAGCTCTTCAAAACGGCTCTTTCAACCTCTAACTCTACCCAcaagctgctgctgctgcttctTAGCAGGCCACGAGTTGCTGACCTTAAAATGGTCACCGGGATTGCCTCCACCGCTCCCTCTCAAGGGGCTATTTgcctcttttcttcttcttctcgtTTCGTCACTGTTGCTCCCTCTAGAGCCTTGAAACG GAGAGAGGCTTGTACAATCCAGAGTGCCTCTAGTACCACTCCCAACCGTATATTGTTAAGTAGTTGCCCCCGGTTTTATCATTCCTTCTACCATGGTGGGGCATCTTCTGTGGAAAGATTGTATTATAAACTTATGACAGATTCTTCACCAGCTAAGATGATCCCTCACTCTTCTGTGGAAAGATGGTATTTTAAACTTATGACAGATTCGTCTCCTGCTAAGATGATCCCATACTATCAACATCAAAATAGTTTTGAAAGAAAGCCctctaaagaaatttttaaCCAGCAAAAAGTTGATAAAAGAGGAGAACAAGTTTCCAGAAATTGTAGCAGTGCATCAATAAAAGAGGTTGGACATAACAGCCCTTACGGACCTCCCAGCACTCTGAAGTGGGATGACGAAGTAAAAAGACTTAAGAAGACTAAAGCAGAAAGCAGTTTATATTTTCAAGAAGCCATTGGTTCTAGGCAAATTACTTCCCAGAATCATAAGCTGTTGGATAAATCTGATGTTCAGGAACTAATAGATGCTGAAAATGTTACAGCCAATGGTTTTAATTCTAAATATCTTGTTGTAACAAAGCCAGCTCTTACTGAACCAGACAGCACTGGCAATAGAAATATAGCTTTAGACCCTGTAAATCTTCATAGACCTGACAGTTCAACAAAAGAGAGCTCAGATTCAAAAGGCCGCTTAAGTAAGGAGACTAAAGCAAAACCGCAAGATCTTCACCATAAACTTACTAGCATCTATAACAATGTTCTGCTTGTTGACAATGTATCTGATGcgaagaaaattgttaaaatgcTTACTCAACAGTATAGGCACCTTGTCCATGCATGTGATACTGAG GTGGCAAAGATTGATGTGAAGCAAGCGACACCCGTGGATCATGGAGAGATTATATGTTTCAGTATTTATTCTGGACCACAGGCAGATTTTGGTAATGGGAAGTCCTGCCTCTGGATAGATGTTCTTGACGGTGGCAGGGatcttttgattgaatttgcTCCATTTTTTGAAGATCCATCCATCAAAAAG GTTTGGCACAACTATAGCTTTGATAACCATGTCATTGAGAACTATGGGTTCAAGGTTTTGGGTTTTCACGCTGACACAATGCACATGGCTCGATTATGGGATTCATCAAGAAGAGCAGATGGTGGATATAGTCTTGAAGCACTCACAAGTGATAAAGATGTCATGTCTGATGTAACATCATGCCAGGAAAAcgatttatttggtaaagtatCGATGAAAACAATCTTTGGCAGGAGAAAGGTGAAAAAGGATGGATCTGAAGGCAAATTGATCACCATCCCTCCTGTTGAAGAGCTTCAGAGAGAAGAACGGAAATCATGGATTTGTTATTCTGCCTTAGATGCAATAAGCACTCTAAAGCTTTATGAGACCTTGCGGAAAAAACTGTTGAACATGAACTGGAAACTTGATGGGAAACTTGTACCAGGAGGAACCATGTTTGACTTCTATCAGAAATACTGGCTGCCATTTGGTGAGATTCTGATTAAAATGGAAACTGAAGGTATGTTGGTTGATAGAGAATATCTTGCCGAGATTGAGAAGATAGCAAAGGCAGAGCAAGAGGATGCTGTTAACAGATTTCGAAATTGGGCAATAAAGTATTGTCCTGATGCCAAGTATATGAATGTGGGAAGTGATACACAGCTGCGCCAACTCTTATTTGGTGGCACCTTAAACTG TAACAATCCCGATGAGATTCTTCCACATGAAAGACTTTTCAAAGTTCccaatattgaaaaaattattgaagaaggaaagaaagccCCAACAAAATTTCGAAATATCAAGCTCCATAGCATTGGTGTTAAATTGCCCACCGAGAAGTATACAGCCACTGGTTGGCCTTCAGTTGGTGGAGAGGCTTTGAAGACCTTAGCTGCCAACATTTCGGCACAATATAATTTTGTGGATGAGTCTAATGACTTGCTCATAGATGATAATGCTGAAAATGCTGCAGAGAGAGAGGCAGATGAAGAATCAGAAGCAAACAAGCCACCTGCAGAAGAAAAAACTTTTGCTACAGAGGAAGAGGCAAGGGATGCTTGCCGTGCCATTGCTTCTTTGTGTGAAGTTTGCTCTATTGACTCCTTGATATCCAACTTCATCCTCCCCTTGCAG GGATGTAATGTATCAGGCAGGAATGGGCGTGTTCATTGTTCACTAAATATCAACACAGAAACAGGACGCTTGTCAGCTAGGAGACCAAATTTGCAG AATCAGCCGGCTCTGGAGAAGGACCGCTATAAGATCCGTCAGGCATTCATAGCTGCACCTGGAAACTCTCTTATTGTTGCTGATTATGGGCAG CTGGAACTTCGAATTCTTGCGCACCTTGCTAATTGTAAGAGCATGTTGGATGCTTTTGAAGCTGGTGGAGATTTCCATTCAAGGACTGCAATGAATATGTATCCACATATCCGTAATGCCATTGAAATGAAGCAAGTGCTTCTTGAGTGGCATCCTCAACCTGGTGAAGATAAACCCCCAGTTCCATTATTAAAG GATGCCTTTGGTTctgaaagaagaaaagcaaaaatgCTTAACTTTTCCATTGCATATGGAAAAACTCCTGTAGGTCTTGCTCGGGATTGGAAG GTTTCTGTTGAGGAAGCTCGGGAAACAGTTTCTCTCTGGTATAGTGATAGGAAAGAAGTGCTCACATGGCAAGAGGCTCGTAAAAAAGAAGCACGTATGGAGGGATGTGTTTATACATTGCTAGGACGGGCTCGCAGGTTCCCATCATTTAAATCTGTTTCACGTTCACAGAGAAATCATATTGAACGGGCTGCTATTAATACACCAGTGCAG GGTAGTGCTGCTGATGTTGCCATGTGTGCCATGATAGAAATATCAAAGAATGTAAAGTTGAAAGATCTTGGATGGAAGCTGCTTTTACAG GTTCATGATGAAGTAATCTTAGAAGGTCCAAGTGAATCAGCTGAAGTTGCCAAGGCCATAGTTGTCGAGTGCATGTCCAAACCCTTCAACAGGAAGAATATTCTTCGAGTTGACCTAAATGTCGACGCTAAGTGTGCTCAAAACTGGTACTCCGCCAAATAG
- the LOC123214675 gene encoding microtubule-associated protein TORTIFOLIA1-like: MSSQPSTKSVSKSSKPTSQTQQNSSRSSSLSSHLAMVELKQKILNSLSKLADRDTHQIAIEDLEKTIQTLSHESLPMLLNCLYESSNDPKPAVKKESLRLLGLVCQLHTDLSSTHVTKIISHIVKRLKDSDSGVKDACRDAIGSLSKLYLNGKEENSGSVVMLFVKPLFDAMNEQNKGVQSGAAMCMAKMVECASDPPVASFQKLCPRICKLLNNQNFLAKASLLPVVGSLSQVGAIGQQSVEPLLQTIHECLASTDWATRKAAADALSALAMHSSNLVTDVASSTLTVLESCRFDKIKPVRDSMTEALQLWKKIAGKGDAESDDQKASYDGDTSASAENSKNSNPSDRRSGPSTKGPSNGLSPTSDSLAKGKAGSISDKAVVILKKKAPALTDKELNPEFFQKLETRGSGDLPVEVVLPRRFQNSSNSNNVEELGPNDLDSRGRSNRLGNMSDDFSGSLNSKHRSIDRGTAGVSGKDTKMRSSDVERESSGSRAGFSKTDSQSEGSFINNRGNWLAIQRQLMQLERQQGHLMNMLQDFMGGSHNSMVTLEDRVRGLERIVEGMARDLSITSGRRGSNFAVGFEGSVNRPLGKYNSFTEFSGAKYSGWVPFGERFAQSDGLSTGIRGRGSSWRSDTSDAWDFPAYGTSRNGQVGSRRAQGGGSMDVRSPKSEHESDQASSRRAWDKGGAPVRLGEGPSARSVWQASKDEATLEAIRVAGEDSGPSRLARVAIPEMTAEALGDDNFGQERDPIWNSWTNAMDALQAGDMDTAYAEVVSTGDDLLLVKLMDRSGPVVDQLSSEIANEVFHAIGQFLLEQNLFDICLSWIQQLVEIVLENGPGVLGIPMELKKELLLNLHEASSEMDPPEEWEGVPPDQLLLQLASAWGIELQQFEK, translated from the exons ATGAGTTCTCAACCATCTACCAAATCTGTCTCAAAATCCTCAAAACCCACATCCCAAACCCAGCAAAACTCTTCCAGATCCTCTTCTTTGTCTTCCCATTTAGCCATGGTTGAACTCAAGCAGAAAATCCTCAATTCTCTCTCTAAACTGGCCGATCGAGACACTCACCAAATCGCCATTGAAGATCTCGAGAAGACCATTCAAACCCTCTCTCATGAGTCTCTTCCCATGCTCTTGAACTGCCTCTATGAGTCTTCTAATGACCCTAAGCCTGCTGTGAAAAAAGAGTCGTTAAGGCTTCTGGGTCTCGTTTGTCAGTTGCATACTGATTTAAGTTCCACTCATGTAACTAAAATTATCTCCCACATTGTCAAGAGGTTGAAAGATAGTGATTCTGGGGTGAAGGACGCGTGTCGCGATGCGATTGGGTCGTTATCTAAGCTGTACTTGAATGGGAAGGAGGAAAATAGTGGGAGTGTGGTTATGTTGTTTGTGAAGCCCTTGTTTGACGCAATGAATGAGCAGAACAAAGGGGTGCAATCTGGTGCCGCTATGTGTATGGCTAAGATGGTGGAATGTGCTTCAGACCCGCCTGTTGCTTCCTTTCAGAAGCTTTGTCCTAGGATTTGTAAGTTGTTGAATAATCAGAATTTCCTAGCCAAGGCTTCTCTTTTGCCTGTTGTTGGGAGTTTGTCTCAG GTGGGAGCTATTGGACAACAAAGCGTGGAACCATTGTTGCAAACTATTCATGAATGTCTTGCGAGTACAGATTGGGCTACACGCAAAGCAGCAGCAGATGCTCTAAGTGCCTTGGCAATGCATTCAAGCAACTTGGTTACAGATGTTGCTTCTTCCACACTAACAGTGCTTGAATCTTGTCGATTTGACAAG ATAAAACCTGTGAGAGATAGTATGACAGAGGCATTGCAGTTATGGAAGAAGATTGCAGGAAAAGGAGATGCAGAGTCAGATGACCAGAAAGCTTCTTATG atGGTGACACATCTGCATCTGCTGAGAactcaaaaaattcaaatcctAGTGACAGAAGATCAGGGCCATCGACCAAAGGTCCATCTAATGGTTTGTCCCCTACTTCAGATTCTCTTGCTAAAGGCAAGGCTGGAAGCATTTCAGATAAAGCAGTTGtaattttaaagaagaaagcgCCTGCCTTAACTGACAAAGAGCTTAACCCAGAATTTTTTCAGAAACTTGAGACTAGGGGTTCAGGTGATTTGCCAGTTGAAGTAGTCCTTCCTCGTAGATTTCAAAACtcttcaaactcaaacaatgtGGAAGAGTTAGGACCAAATGATTTGGATTCGAGGGGAAGATCTAATCGACTAGGTAACATGTCAGATGACTTTTCTGGATCTCTTAATAGTAAACATAGAAGCATTGACAGAGGAACTGCTGGTGTAAGTGGAAAAGACACAAAAATGAGGTCATCTGATGTTGAAAGGGAGTCGTCTGGCAGTCGTGCTGGTTTTTCTAAAACTGATAGCCAATCTGAAGGATCCTTCATTAACAACAGAGGGAATTGGTTGGCTATCCAGAGGCAGTTAATGCAACTGGAGAGACAACAAGGTCATCTCATGAACATGTTGCAG GACTTTATGGGTGGGTCTCATAATAGCATGGTAACTTTGGAGGATAGGGTTAGGGGCCTTGAGAGAATTGTTGAAGGCATGGCACGGGATTTGTCAATAACATCTGGTCGGAGAGGGAGTAATTTTGCAGTGGGATTTGAGGGATCTGTTAATAGACCCTTAGGCAAGTACAATAGCTTCACTGAGTTCTCTGGTGCTAAGTATAGTGGGTGGGTTCCATTTGGGGAAAGATTTGCTCAGTCAGATGGCCTTTCCACTGGTATCAGGGGTAGAGGCTCTTCTTGGAGATCAGACACTTCTGATGCTTGGGATTTTCCAGCTTATGGTACTTCCAGAAATGGACAGGTTGGTTCTAGGAGAGCCCAAGGTGGTGGTTCCATGGATGTTAGATCACCTAAATCAGAACACGAGAGTGATCAGGCCAGCAGCAGGAGAGCTTGGGATAAAGGAGGTGCACCTGTTAGGCTAGGTGAGGGACCTTCTGCAAGAAGTGTTTGGCAAGCTTCAAAAGATGAAGCTACCTTGGAAGCCATTCGAGTGGCTGGTGAGGACAGTGGACCATCTAGGTTGGCCAGGGTGGCTATTCCTGAAATGACTGCAGAAGCATTGGGAGATGATAATTTTGGGCAAGAGAGGGACCCAATTTGGAATTCGTGGACTAATGCAATGGATGCCCTTCAAGCAGGAGACATGGATACAGCTTATGCCGAAGTTGTATCTACTGGAGATGATCTCTTGCTTGTGAAGCTAATGGATAGATCGGGACCTGTAGTTGACCAACTCTCAAGTGAGATAGCAAATGAGGTCTTCCATGCTATTGGGCAGTTTCTACTAGAGCAGAACTTGTTTGACATTTGTTTGTCTTGGATTCAGCAG TTGGTAGAAATAGTGCTGGAAAATGGACCTGGTGTCTTGGGCATTCCTATGGAACTGAAGAAGGAGCTTTTATTGAATTTACATGAAGCTTCTTCAGAAATGGACCCACCTGAAGAGTGGGAAGGTGTGCCACCTGACCAACTTTTGTTGCAGTTGGCATCAGCCTGGGGGATTGAACTGCAACAATTTGAGAAGTAG
- the LOC123222553 gene encoding septum-promoting GTP-binding protein 1 isoform X2 — translation MPKVIHEATESMTHLCRKVVRVNIKWSILDRVSIFRRFFRFIWDRILVCSVGNNKPDHLGYRKLTGRASSPAPDTVEAGLDHLSRTSSSGSETDSDLVSLKISLLGDCQIGKTSFVIKYVGDEAQEKCLEMTGLNLIDKTLVVQGARIAFSIWDVGGDSSSHDHVPIACKDAVAILFMFDLTSRCTLNNIVKWYNEARKWNQTAIPIIIGTKFDDFVRLPPDLQWTIVTQARAYTRAMKATLFFSSATYNINVNKIFKFIMAKLFNLPWTVERNLTIGEPIIDF, via the exons ATGCCCAAAGTCATTCATGAAGCCACTGAAAGCATGACTCACCTCTGCCGGAAAGTGGTCCGTGTAAATATCAAGTGGAGTATACTGGACAGAGTTTCTATTTTCCGGAGGTTTTTTCGCTTCATTTGGGATAGAATTCTTGTTTGTTCTGTTGGAAATAATAAGCCTGATCATTTGGGTTACCGGAAACTCACTGGCCGGGCGTCTTCTCCGGCGCCGGATACCGTCGAAGCTGGCCTGGATCACCTTTCCAGGACCTCTAGTAGTGGGTCTGAAACGGATTCCGATTTGGTTTCTTTGAAGATCAGCCTGTTGGGTGATTGCCAAATTGGAAAAACAAGCTTTGTG attAAGTATGTGGGAGATGAAGCACAGGAGAAATGTTTAGAGATGACAGGATTAAATCTGATAGACAAAACATTGGTGGTTCAAGGAGCTAGAATTGCTTTCAGTATATGGGATGTAGGAG GTGACAGTAGCTCTCATGACCATGTTCCCATTGCTTGTAAAGATGCAGTAGCAATTTTGTTCATGTTTGATCTCACCAGCCGCTGTACACTTAACAa TATTGTTAAATGGTATAATGAAGCAAGAAAGTGGAATCAG ACAGCTATTCCCATAATTATTGGCAccaaatttgatgattttgtgagACTCCCACCAGATTTGCAATGGACCATTGTAACCCAG GCAAGGGCATATACAAGGGCAATGAAGGCGACCCTTTTCTTCTCAAGTGCCACATATAACATCAATGTCAACAAGatcttcaaatttataatggCCAAGCTGTTTAACTTGCCGTGGACGGTAGAGAGAAACTTGACCATTGGAGAGCCAATTATCGATTTCTGa
- the LOC123214142 gene encoding uncharacterized protein LOC123214142, giving the protein MRNMVQKLEAIKGGEGSIRVGTTGTISALMTRELESDKSAPQTPRSHPVSVPCGTSSTKRYQSRKSLDVASTSCSSNDTIHRSQEIPRKTKSYNKGTHLIPMLASDSISSGRTPDLQKIDKKASNIVEIVDIKCGHPERAWASPKTHKLKKLGFSKLSESAG; this is encoded by the coding sequence ATGAGAAACATGGTTCAGAAACTGGAAGCTATCAAGGGCGGTGAAGGATCCATCAGAGTTGGCACTACTGGAACAATCAGTGCTCTGATGACTAGGGAATTGGAATCCGATAAATCTGCACCGCAGACCCCAAGATCTCATCCTGTTTCGGTTCCCTGTGGTACTTCTTCTACTAAAAGATATCAATCAAGGAAATCATTAGATGTAGCAAGCACAAGTTGCAGCAGCAATGACACTATCCATAGAAGCCAGGAAATTCCCCGGAAAACAAAAAGCTACAATAAAGGTACTCATCTAATCCCAATGCTGGCCTCTGATAGCATTTCTTCAGGTAGAACTCCTGATTTGCAGAAAATTGACAAGAAAGCATCTAATATTGTGGAAATTGTGGACATAAAATGTGGGCATCCAGAAAGAGCATGGGCTAGCCCTAAAACTCATAAACTGAAGAAACttggattctcaaaattatcCGAGAGTGCTGGCTAA
- the LOC123214693 gene encoding protein LHCP TRANSLOCATION DEFECT-like has protein sequence MASISCTVTHQPFTSKPVNSRSSFPKFSSQFLGTKNNLKWFRPLRMGPSNGSKVQCWFKFGKNGVDAEGAGIYGSQSRDDFDRDDVEQYFNYMGMLAVEGTYNKMEAFLSQNIHPVDILLMLAASEGDKPKIEELLRAGANHTVKDADGQTALDRAASDEIKDFILGFSAQKA, from the exons ATGGCTTCGATCTCATGCACTGTAACTCACCAGCCCTTTACTTCAAAACCTGTGAATTCTCGATCTTCTTTCCCAAAATTCAGCTCCCAGTTTCTGGGTACCAAAAACAATCTCAAATGGTTTAGACCCCTCAGAATGGGACCCTCCAATGGGTCCAAAGTTCAGTGCTGGTTTAAGTTTGGTAAAAATGGCGTTGATGCTGAAGGTGCTGGCATTTATGGAAGCCAGTCACGTGATGACTTTGATAGAGATGATGTTGAGCAG TACTTCAACTACATGGGGATGCTTGCGGTTGAGGGTACATATAATAAGATGGAGGCTTTCTTAAGCCAAAACATTCACCCGGTTGACATCTTACTGATGCTCGCTGCCTCAGAGGGCGACAAACCAAAAATCGAAGAGCTATTGAGAGCTGGAGCTAATCACACTGTCAAGGATGCTGATGGACAAACCGCACTTGATAGAGCTGCAAGTGATGAAATCAAGGACTTCATCCTGGGTTTTTCAGCCCAAAAGGCATGA